A window of Sphingobacterium sp. SRCM116780 contains these coding sequences:
- a CDS encoding multicopper oxidase domain-containing protein encodes MFLIRYFILFVGLFFFSLNSFAQEQHNSTHTTASVYVCPMHPEETSSKPGICPKCSMELIKKEGRMQDSMSHHTVTDNPYLGNNNRYSSFQNFAIPVLRPTTDPSRIPPFTLANLEKDIETKSIEGARAGLHLPKGTPDVKTIRYDLFVSDSTVNFTGKKRRAIAVNGSLPAPPLVFTVGDTALIYVHNNSDEPTSIHWHGIFLPNRMDGVAHLTQHPIPPHQTYVYKFPVLQDGTFWYHSHFSLQEQIGLYGALIFNKRTEPDIPTIPVVLSDWSDMNPHEINRSLHAGNDWFAIKKKATQSYSEAIKAGRLGVKLTNEWKRMTAMDVSDVYYEKFLLNGTPAQHLSQFKAGDEVRLRIVNGSASTYFWLSFAGGKLKVIANDGNDVTPVEVNRMLIAPSETYDLIVKIPDNMKYEFLATAEDRTNHASLWLGSGMEIPAGKLPKLAYFEGMKMMNGMMKMNGDMKPMGHEMSLQQVDMNAVMYPELKKSTETAHHSLHTGKVYVCPMHPDVVSNQPGTCSKCGMELELKKESAGTGNSHNHVDVDTSGLVTLNYNMLESVEKTTLPTGSWKELNFELTGNMNRYVWTLNNKTVSESDKILIKRGENVRIKLYNNSMMRHPMHLHGHDFRLINQYGERSPLKNVVDIMPMETLTLEFAATEDGDWFFHCHILYHMMSGMGRIFTYENSEANPEIHDPIEAYKMVKMDDRMFTLAGEASVQSNGTEGLVTYSNTRWQVSQMWNVGYQATHGYESEITVGRFVDKMQYLMPYVGFDYHYKKITDYEKNLFGNPERNMFGQKANKNNRKVPVFGIAYTLPWLVTADMRVDTNGKLRFQLGREDIPLTPRLRMNWMLNTDKEYAIGSRYILTKYISLGAHYDSDMGLGAGLVFTY; translated from the coding sequence ATGTTTTTAATAAGATATTTTATACTCTTCGTTGGTTTGTTTTTCTTTTCACTGAATTCATTTGCACAAGAACAACATAACAGTACACATACCACAGCATCCGTTTATGTATGTCCGATGCATCCTGAGGAGACTTCCTCGAAACCAGGTATATGTCCGAAATGCAGTATGGAGCTAATCAAAAAAGAAGGACGTATGCAGGACTCGATGTCTCATCATACTGTTACCGATAATCCTTATTTGGGAAATAACAATCGCTATAGTAGCTTTCAAAATTTTGCTATTCCAGTGCTAAGACCAACTACAGATCCTTCCAGAATTCCACCATTTACCTTAGCGAATCTTGAAAAGGATATAGAGACGAAGTCTATAGAGGGGGCTCGTGCAGGTTTGCATTTACCGAAAGGAACTCCAGATGTTAAGACCATTCGTTATGATTTATTTGTGTCAGATTCCACCGTTAACTTTACGGGTAAAAAGCGGAGAGCGATTGCTGTGAATGGTAGTCTCCCAGCACCACCATTGGTATTTACTGTTGGAGATACGGCATTGATTTATGTTCATAACAACAGTGATGAACCAACGAGTATACATTGGCATGGAATATTTCTGCCAAATCGAATGGATGGGGTCGCGCATTTAACACAACACCCAATACCTCCTCATCAAACTTATGTGTATAAATTTCCAGTGTTGCAGGATGGAACTTTTTGGTATCATAGCCACTTCTCCTTGCAGGAACAAATCGGTCTATATGGTGCTTTGATTTTTAATAAACGAACGGAACCTGATATTCCAACCATACCAGTTGTTTTGAGTGATTGGAGTGATATGAATCCGCATGAGATCAATCGTAGTTTACATGCGGGGAATGATTGGTTTGCCATAAAAAAGAAAGCTACCCAGAGCTATAGTGAGGCTATCAAAGCAGGACGCTTAGGAGTCAAATTGACAAATGAATGGAAACGGATGACTGCGATGGATGTGAGTGATGTGTATTATGAGAAGTTTTTACTTAATGGTACTCCAGCACAGCACTTGTCTCAATTTAAAGCCGGAGATGAAGTTCGATTACGTATTGTCAATGGTAGTGCATCGACTTATTTTTGGTTGAGTTTTGCTGGGGGTAAATTGAAAGTTATTGCTAATGATGGTAATGATGTGACTCCTGTAGAGGTCAATCGGATGTTAATTGCTCCTTCTGAGACCTATGATTTGATCGTAAAAATTCCGGATAATATGAAATATGAGTTTTTGGCTACAGCCGAAGATCGGACAAATCATGCTTCGTTATGGTTAGGGTCTGGTATGGAAATACCAGCTGGAAAACTGCCTAAGTTGGCCTATTTCGAGGGGATGAAAATGATGAATGGCATGATGAAAATGAATGGTGATATGAAGCCAATGGGACATGAGATGAGTTTACAGCAGGTAGATATGAATGCTGTCATGTATCCAGAGCTGAAAAAATCTACTGAAACAGCTCATCATAGTCTGCATACGGGAAAAGTATATGTATGTCCAATGCATCCTGATGTTGTTTCTAATCAACCAGGTACTTGTTCGAAATGTGGAATGGAATTGGAATTAAAGAAGGAATCTGCTGGGACAGGGAATTCACACAACCATGTTGATGTAGATACGAGTGGGTTGGTGACGTTGAACTATAACATGTTGGAGTCGGTGGAGAAAACAACTTTACCTACTGGAAGTTGGAAAGAGTTGAATTTTGAGTTGACGGGGAATATGAATCGCTATGTGTGGACCTTAAATAATAAAACGGTTTCTGAATCAGATAAAATTTTGATTAAACGAGGTGAAAATGTTCGAATCAAATTGTATAATAATTCCATGATGCGCCATCCGATGCATCTCCATGGACATGATTTTAGATTAATCAACCAATATGGAGAACGTTCACCTCTTAAGAATGTAGTGGATATTATGCCGATGGAAACGTTGACACTAGAATTTGCGGCTACGGAAGATGGTGACTGGTTTTTTCATTGTCATATTCTTTACCATATGATGAGTGGTATGGGACGTATATTCACTTATGAGAATTCTGAAGCAAACCCAGAGATTCATGATCCTATAGAGGCTTATAAAATGGTGAAAATGGATGATCGTATGTTTACTTTAGCGGGTGAAGCAAGTGTGCAAAGTAATGGTACGGAAGGGTTGGTGACTTATAGTAATACGCGTTGGCAGGTGTCTCAAATGTGGAATGTTGGTTACCAAGCTACACATGGTTATGAAAGTGAAATAACAGTTGGGCGCTTTGTTGATAAAATGCAATATTTGATGCCTTATGTCGGCTTTGATTACCATTACAAAAAAATAACGGATTATGAAAAGAACTTGTTCGGTAATCCTGAACGGAATATGTTTGGTCAGAAGGCGAATAAAAATAACCGAAAGGTTCCTGTATTCGGTATTGCTTACACCTTACCTTGGTTAGTTACGGCTGATATGCGTGTAGATACGAACGGAAAGTTACGTTTTCAATTGGGAAGGGAAGATATCCCTTTAACTCCTCGGTTACGGATGAATTGGATGCTGAACACAGATAAGGAATATGCAATTGGTTCTCGTTATATATTAACGAAATATATTTCGTTAGGCGCACACTATGACAGTGACATGGGGCTAGGTGCTGGTTTGGTATTCACTTATTGA
- a CDS encoding OstA-like protein, with the protein MGLMIASAQQQDELRLLSSSYSVLNAKTGNAMFYRPVYEHKGSTLSADSGYLHKDDIGRQYFEAYSNVIITQPTGTQIFADKLHYDAASQNATLTRNVRMVSRSSVLTTNHLEYNMRSSVGNYYGGGRITSGTDTITSTNATYFENTQDAFFNKKVVVRSQNVKIFTDSMKYNSPSSMTYFYTPTNIKGNKGENLYTEKGDYNTSTGIANFTKNNLYTEGSKMLKGDILHYNRSTGEGQAIKNVVFIDTLDKFYVYGDKGFYQESDESITMTDKPLVITVVKKDSTQNEPTVTAPSKKSSTSTKEVKKKEKTDKNVKTEIVAKESEESKDKTLKIESEALPKESTQMDSIFMTADTLFSKMILRSAYIAKNFHLSRDGGALDVEVEEDYGDDDSDSPETSFNEGTNGSSLQTDSLGKTVITKDSLQKKVKGKSSDTKQTVKKEVKKEITPQASNNKQPSRGEIKDLNRFELEKNSKADSILRKNAIVPKADFSTQIFNKALASAKNKEENANAPVDITKTRIVKAYHNVRMFKSDFQAVADSVYYGMADSMFRLMGKPMIWAEKSQISADTIYLQFVNQKLDNTLLVGNAFMVNSTLDSAKYNQLKGRKITGFFDKNRLERMFVDGNAENIIYVINEETNVATELFHDRSSRIKIYMENNKLKEYVSIRKVDGKVYPIAQLTQEKEFLPGFIWKPEDRPKSKEDLLNRKRDISQTKVKTPDPENKETDLKQGNSKGQEKKKITPILEENTAVEIQKDKTTVDSTSVKKEMKDKVIDTKAPTGIQKGTTKVDSTNLQQEAAKKEAPLKLQPSITKK; encoded by the coding sequence ATGGGCCTTATGATAGCATCTGCACAGCAGCAGGATGAACTTCGTTTGCTTTCATCTTCTTATAGTGTTCTCAATGCCAAAACTGGAAATGCTATGTTTTACAGACCTGTGTACGAACATAAAGGATCGACACTTTCTGCAGATAGCGGATATTTACACAAGGATGATATAGGAAGACAATATTTTGAAGCCTACAGCAATGTTATCATCACACAACCGACAGGAACGCAAATATTCGCAGATAAATTGCATTACGATGCTGCTTCCCAAAACGCGACTTTAACCAGAAATGTAAGAATGGTCAGTCGCTCTTCCGTGTTAACGACCAATCATCTGGAATATAACATGAGAAGCAGTGTTGGTAATTACTATGGAGGAGGACGTATCACAAGTGGTACCGATACCATCACCAGCACAAACGCCACCTATTTTGAAAATACACAGGATGCATTTTTCAATAAAAAAGTCGTGGTACGTTCTCAAAATGTTAAGATTTTTACTGATTCGATGAAGTATAATTCACCGAGTAGTATGACATATTTCTATACACCAACCAATATCAAAGGGAATAAAGGAGAGAATTTGTACACAGAGAAAGGTGATTACAATACATCAACTGGTATAGCAAACTTCACGAAAAACAATTTATACACGGAAGGCAGTAAAATGTTAAAAGGAGACATCTTACATTATAACCGAAGTACGGGAGAAGGACAAGCGATCAAGAATGTTGTTTTTATTGATACATTAGATAAATTCTATGTCTACGGAGACAAAGGATTTTACCAGGAATCGGATGAATCCATTACCATGACGGATAAACCTTTAGTGATTACCGTAGTGAAAAAAGATAGTACTCAAAATGAGCCTACAGTTACCGCGCCTTCAAAAAAGAGCTCGACTTCCACTAAAGAAGTAAAGAAAAAAGAAAAAACTGATAAAAACGTTAAAACTGAAATCGTTGCAAAAGAGAGCGAAGAATCTAAAGATAAAACGCTCAAGATAGAAAGTGAGGCTTTACCCAAAGAATCTACACAAATGGATTCTATATTCATGACTGCTGACACACTCTTTTCAAAAATGATTTTACGCAGTGCTTATATTGCTAAAAATTTCCACCTAAGTCGAGATGGTGGCGCATTGGATGTAGAAGTCGAAGAAGATTATGGTGATGATGATAGTGATAGTCCTGAAACTTCTTTCAATGAGGGAACTAATGGTTCGAGTTTGCAAACAGATTCATTAGGAAAAACAGTTATTACGAAAGATTCTTTACAGAAGAAAGTAAAAGGCAAGTCATCAGATACAAAGCAAACTGTTAAAAAAGAAGTCAAAAAAGAAATAACACCTCAAGCTAGTAATAACAAACAACCTTCAAGAGGAGAGATAAAAGATTTGAACCGCTTTGAATTAGAGAAAAATAGTAAAGCCGATAGTATCTTACGGAAAAATGCGATTGTTCCAAAGGCAGATTTTAGTACGCAAATTTTTAATAAAGCACTCGCATCAGCTAAAAATAAAGAAGAAAACGCAAATGCACCTGTGGATATAACAAAGACTCGTATTGTTAAGGCTTATCATAATGTCCGCATGTTCAAATCTGACTTTCAGGCAGTAGCAGATTCTGTATATTACGGTATGGCTGACTCCATGTTCCGATTAATGGGTAAGCCAATGATATGGGCAGAAAAATCACAAATATCTGCAGACACAATCTACCTACAATTCGTTAATCAAAAGCTGGATAATACCCTACTTGTTGGCAATGCTTTTATGGTAAATTCAACACTAGACTCTGCCAAATACAACCAACTGAAAGGGCGTAAAATTACTGGATTCTTTGATAAAAACAGATTAGAGCGCATGTTTGTAGATGGCAATGCCGAAAACATTATTTACGTGATTAATGAAGAGACAAATGTAGCAACAGAATTATTTCATGATCGAAGCAGTCGCATTAAGATATACATGGAAAACAATAAGTTGAAAGAATATGTATCCATCAGAAAAGTAGATGGCAAAGTATACCCTATTGCACAATTAACGCAAGAAAAGGAATTTTTACCTGGTTTTATTTGGAAACCTGAAGATCGTCCGAAATCTAAAGAAGATTTATTAAATCGAAAACGTGATATTTCCCAAACAAAAGTTAAAACTCCTGACCCAGAAAATAAAGAGACTGATCTGAAACAAGGAAACAGTAAAGGTCAAGAAAAGAAAAAGATTACTCCAATTCTAGAAGAAAATACAGCAGTAGAGATACAAAAGGACAAAACAACAGTCGACTCCACATCTGTAAAAAAGGAGATGAAAGACAAAGTTATTGACACAAAAGCTCCAACAGGGATACAAAAAGGCACAACAAAGGTAGACTCTACAAATCTCCAACAAGAAGCCGCAAAAAAGGAAGCTCCTTTAAAACTGCAGCCATCGATTACAAAAAAATAG
- a CDS encoding deoxyhypusine synthase family protein, which yields MSSQKGPISQFIEKNYLHFNAAALVDAAKGYEAHLLEGGKMLISLGGAMSTAELGISLAEMIRQDKVHIISCTGANLEEDVMNLVAHSHYKRVPNYRDLTPEQERELLDQHYNRVTDTCIPEEEAFRRLQKHLEDVWHAAEAKGERYLPHEFLYQVVNSGVLAQYYEIDPKDSWIVAAAEKNLPIICPGWEDSTTGNIFTANVIKGNLNVHTVKSGIEYMIYLTEWYRANSAGKGVGFFQIGGGISGDFPICVVPMMYQDLEWEDVPFWSYFCQISDSTTSYGSYSGAVPNEKITWGKLDIDTPKFVVESDATIVAPLIFAYILGN from the coding sequence ATGAGTTCACAAAAAGGTCCTATTTCTCAGTTTATTGAGAAAAATTACCTTCACTTCAATGCTGCGGCATTGGTAGATGCTGCCAAAGGTTATGAGGCCCATCTATTGGAAGGTGGTAAAATGTTAATTTCTTTAGGTGGTGCGATGAGTACTGCTGAATTGGGAATTTCTTTGGCTGAAATGATTCGTCAAGATAAAGTACATATCATTTCATGTACAGGTGCGAATTTGGAAGAAGATGTGATGAATTTAGTGGCGCACTCACATTATAAGCGCGTTCCGAACTACCGTGATTTGACTCCAGAGCAAGAAAGAGAATTATTAGATCAACATTATAACCGTGTAACAGATACTTGTATACCGGAAGAGGAAGCTTTCCGTCGGTTACAAAAGCATTTGGAAGATGTATGGCATGCCGCTGAAGCAAAAGGTGAGCGTTATTTACCACATGAATTTTTATACCAAGTTGTCAACTCTGGTGTTTTAGCACAATATTATGAAATTGATCCTAAAGATTCTTGGATTGTTGCTGCAGCAGAGAAAAACTTACCTATTATCTGTCCAGGATGGGAAGATTCGACGACTGGTAATATTTTTACAGCCAATGTAATCAAAGGTAATCTAAATGTGCATACCGTAAAATCTGGTATTGAATATATGATTTATTTGACAGAGTGGTATCGTGCTAATTCTGCTGGTAAAGGTGTTGGTTTCTTCCAAATTGGTGGTGGTATTTCTGGTGATTTCCCTATTTGTGTGGTTCCGATGATGTATCAAGATTTAGAATGGGAAGATGTTCCTTTCTGGTCTTACTTCTGTCAAATTTCGGATTCGACGACTTCTTATGGTTCGTATTCTGGTGCGGTTCCAAATGAAAAAATTACTTGGGGTAAATTGGATATCGATACACCAAAATTTGTGGTTGAATCTGATGCAACAATTGTTGCTCCTTTGATTTTTGCTTATATATTAGGCAACTAA
- a CDS encoding mandelate racemase/muconate lactonizing enzyme family protein: MKITEIEIYRLRIPMEPFVIATGTMDYAQNTFIRIHTDENIFGVGECSAFPMIVGETQDTCLVLARDFAKIWKGKDPLQIEERLAELDLYIAGNKTIKSAFDNALYDLAAKHAGLPLYKFLKGTPREIVTDITLGIASPEEMAIKAKELYDAGAVMLKVKLGKDPKTDIARIREIRKAVGFDMPIRIDANQGWSYAGAVEALQGLEPFKIQFCEQPMRTYLDHLLPQLRTETTVLIMADESVYSHHDAERLCREDACDYINIKFSKSGGIHEALKIAAVAAEFNIACMIGGMLESRLALAAKVHFAYAAPNVKFYDLDTCMVGHLEDPVIGGIQYNGYHIHISDELGIGADMKQEFLDKCERWVI; this comes from the coding sequence ATGAAAATAACCGAAATAGAAATTTATCGTTTGCGTATTCCGATGGAGCCTTTTGTTATTGCTACAGGTACCATGGACTATGCACAGAACACATTTATTCGTATACATACGGATGAGAACATCTTTGGTGTCGGCGAATGTTCTGCTTTCCCTATGATCGTAGGAGAAACACAGGATACTTGTTTAGTTCTTGCGCGTGATTTTGCGAAAATTTGGAAAGGAAAAGATCCATTACAGATCGAAGAACGATTGGCGGAGCTGGATCTGTATATTGCCGGGAATAAGACCATCAAGTCAGCATTTGACAATGCCTTATATGATCTAGCTGCGAAGCATGCCGGACTACCTTTGTATAAATTCTTGAAGGGGACGCCTAGAGAGATTGTAACCGACATAACATTAGGTATTGCATCTCCGGAAGAAATGGCTATAAAAGCGAAGGAGTTGTATGATGCAGGTGCAGTGATGTTAAAAGTAAAACTAGGAAAAGATCCTAAAACGGATATTGCACGTATTCGTGAGATTAGGAAAGCTGTTGGTTTTGATATGCCGATCCGTATAGATGCCAATCAGGGTTGGTCATATGCGGGAGCTGTTGAAGCTTTGCAAGGTTTGGAACCGTTCAAAATCCAATTTTGCGAACAGCCAATGCGGACTTATCTCGATCATTTACTTCCGCAGTTGCGTACCGAAACCACGGTATTGATTATGGCTGATGAATCGGTGTATTCACATCATGATGCAGAACGTTTATGTCGAGAAGATGCTTGTGATTATATCAATATTAAATTTTCAAAATCTGGAGGAATTCATGAAGCCCTGAAAATCGCTGCGGTAGCTGCGGAGTTTAATATTGCTTGTATGATCGGTGGTATGTTAGAAAGTCGATTAGCTTTGGCGGCAAAGGTACATTTTGCGTATGCTGCTCCTAACGTGAAATTTTATGATTTGGATACCTGCATGGTTGGTCATTTGGAAGATCCGGTTATTGGTGGTATTCAATATAATGGCTATCATATTCATATTTCGGACGAATTGGGTATTGGTGCGGACATGAAGCAAGAGTTTTTGGATAAGTGTGAACGTTGGGTGATTTAA
- a CDS encoding glycosyl transferase family 90 encodes MNIKRIFFKNKNFKFGYYVQAILREYSLLSYYRLKRTRLKNSIHLFDPVVVRSRLDYYNKLNEHATLGIGACQLKDIKRPKKRTPYYFDLKAYLRYFDQKLKLEMIPGDVIVIPETPAIVKSRPIMGSNRNAVLLNLDKTRHFNFIQDHICYRDKKNILLGRASVYQEHRSRFYDLYFDHPMCDLGDVSKKHQDSPWFKSAIRISDHLQYKFILALEGNDVATNLKWIMSSNSIAVMPTPKYETWFMEGLLLPDVHYIHIRDDYSDLEEKLNYYIAHPEKAEEIIMHAHAFVQQFQNHKLEDLISIMVLEKYFEKTGQRVTPL; translated from the coding sequence ATGAATATAAAACGTATTTTTTTTAAGAATAAGAATTTCAAATTCGGGTATTATGTGCAAGCCATATTAAGGGAGTATTCGCTTTTGTCGTATTATAGATTAAAAAGAACGCGATTAAAGAATTCTATACATTTATTTGATCCAGTGGTTGTGCGATCACGTTTGGATTATTACAATAAATTGAATGAACATGCTACTTTAGGAATTGGCGCTTGTCAGTTAAAAGATATTAAAAGACCAAAAAAAAGAACGCCTTACTATTTTGATTTGAAAGCTTATCTTCGCTATTTTGATCAAAAACTAAAGCTTGAAATGATACCCGGAGATGTCATTGTGATTCCTGAAACTCCAGCCATTGTGAAAAGTAGACCAATAATGGGAAGTAATCGAAATGCTGTGCTGTTGAATTTGGATAAGACACGCCATTTTAATTTTATACAGGATCACATCTGTTATAGGGATAAAAAAAATATATTGCTGGGACGTGCTTCGGTATACCAAGAACATCGATCTCGGTTTTATGATCTGTATTTTGATCATCCGATGTGCGATCTTGGGGATGTCTCAAAGAAACATCAGGATTCGCCTTGGTTTAAATCAGCTATCCGTATTAGCGATCATCTGCAATATAAATTTATTCTGGCTCTCGAAGGAAATGATGTAGCGACGAATCTAAAATGGATCATGTCTTCCAACTCGATCGCAGTGATGCCAACACCAAAATATGAAACTTGGTTTATGGAAGGTTTGTTATTGCCTGATGTCCATTATATTCATATTCGGGATGATTACTCGGATTTAGAAGAGAAATTGAATTATTATATTGCACATCCAGAAAAAGCGGAGGAGATTATCATGCATGCACATGCATTTGTTCAACAATTTCAAAATCATAAATTGGAAGATCTCATTTCCATTATGGTTTTGGAGAAATATTTTGAAAAAACAGGGCAAAGGGTTACTCCATTATAA
- the rdgB gene encoding RdgB/HAM1 family non-canonical purine NTP pyrophosphatase, which produces MIELIFATNNAHKLEEVQAIIGNKFLLKSLADIDCYDDIPETGDTFHENAKQKTDYLVERYAGLNCFGDDSGLEITALNGEPGVYSARYSGSRDMEQNINLVLEKLEGISDCRARFITVISLFLNKQQYFFEGTIEGTILSERKGVDGFGYDPIFIPNGYTKTFAEMTAEEKNKISHRAIAVQKLAAFLYKLS; this is translated from the coding sequence ATGATTGAACTTATTTTTGCGACAAATAATGCACATAAACTTGAGGAGGTACAGGCGATCATCGGAAACAAATTTTTACTCAAATCTTTAGCGGATATTGATTGTTATGATGATATTCCGGAGACAGGTGATACCTTCCATGAAAATGCAAAACAGAAAACAGATTACTTAGTGGAAAGATACGCTGGTTTGAATTGTTTTGGAGATGACTCAGGTCTGGAAATAACAGCTTTAAACGGTGAACCTGGAGTTTATTCGGCGCGTTATTCAGGATCCCGAGATATGGAGCAAAATATCAATTTAGTTCTGGAAAAGTTGGAAGGGATATCTGATTGTCGAGCACGATTTATTACCGTAATTTCGCTTTTTTTAAATAAACAGCAATATTTCTTTGAAGGAACGATTGAAGGAACTATTCTTTCGGAACGAAAAGGTGTTGATGGTTTTGGTTACGATCCTATTTTTATTCCAAATGGCTATACCAAAACATTTGCAGAAATGACAGCCGAAGAGAAAAATAAAATTAGTCACCGTGCTATTGCTGTACAAAAATTAGCGGCGTTCTTATATAAACTTTCATGA
- a CDS encoding alkaline phosphatase → MIKLVKVILWSTIMLMHLHSYGQEQHKLFDSLMFSNASATSNVQIKGHSHNDYEQHIPFYTAYYAGMESIEADVFLRNGVLYVAHNKNEIKKDRTLSSLYLDPIIRMMKTHDGHIFQDKNKKMQLMIDIKEDYVHALDNLIKLISTHGEVFDTSKNPNAVKIVISGDRPVPADFKKYPKWLFFDGLVDQTYTADQWKRVAMISADLKDYTNWNGKGTPIPEDKAKIKAAIAIAEQQQLPFRFWDNHDSPNTWQELNKLGVYWINTDQPEALSRFIDRMPYEQFRLTEPQQVYTPSYQVDDTDTDIRKVILLIGDGMGLAQVKAAMAVNRGLLHMSTMRKIGISRTEAANSDNTDSAAGGSALATGKKTNNRSIAVDTLGKPMTSLADTLQKMGWGTAILSTGDLTDATPAVFYAHVAERDSSKVIAAQALDAPFSILAGGTPGWFKGEAAQQYRTSMQQKGIAYGQTPQLQSAAKKQILFLDATYTKPIKDGRTQVLSQLLRESLTVLDKQHDRFFIMAEGAQIDYGGHANDLPYVISETLDFDLAVGEALRYADQDGHTLVIVTADHETGGLTLLDSDEKNGYVRGNFSSNDHTSVPVPVFIYGPKSDKLTGYYPNTELFHRILKIVK, encoded by the coding sequence ATGATAAAATTAGTCAAAGTAATACTATGGAGTACAATTATGCTCATGCATTTGCATAGCTATGGACAGGAGCAGCATAAGTTGTTTGATAGTTTGATGTTTAGCAATGCTTCGGCAACTTCAAATGTACAGATCAAAGGTCATAGCCATAACGACTATGAACAGCATATTCCTTTTTACACGGCTTACTATGCAGGTATGGAATCTATAGAAGCGGATGTGTTTCTTAGGAACGGGGTCTTATATGTTGCTCATAATAAAAATGAGATCAAAAAAGATCGGACTTTGTCATCCCTTTATCTGGATCCGATCATCCGTATGATGAAAACGCATGACGGTCATATCTTTCAAGATAAGAACAAAAAAATGCAGTTGATGATTGATATTAAAGAAGATTATGTGCATGCCTTGGACAACTTGATCAAATTAATTTCAACACATGGAGAAGTATTTGATACGAGTAAAAATCCGAATGCTGTAAAAATAGTGATCAGCGGTGATCGCCCTGTTCCTGCAGATTTTAAAAAGTATCCAAAATGGTTGTTTTTTGATGGGTTGGTTGATCAAACGTATACTGCAGATCAATGGAAACGTGTTGCGATGATCAGCGCCGATCTAAAGGATTATACCAATTGGAATGGCAAAGGAACGCCTATTCCTGAAGATAAAGCTAAAATCAAAGCTGCGATAGCTATTGCAGAGCAACAACAGCTTCCTTTTCGTTTTTGGGATAACCACGATAGCCCCAATACTTGGCAGGAGCTAAATAAGTTAGGTGTCTACTGGATCAATACAGACCAGCCCGAAGCTTTATCCCGATTTATTGATCGAATGCCCTATGAACAGTTTCGTCTAACAGAGCCGCAGCAGGTTTATACTCCTTCTTATCAGGTCGATGATACAGATACTGATATCCGTAAAGTGATCTTACTGATTGGCGATGGAATGGGTTTGGCGCAGGTTAAAGCGGCCATGGCTGTAAATCGAGGATTACTCCATATGTCGACGATGCGTAAGATTGGTATTTCGAGGACAGAGGCAGCTAATTCTGACAATACGGATTCTGCAGCTGGAGGTTCTGCACTTGCTACTGGGAAGAAAACAAACAACAGAAGTATTGCCGTTGATACACTAGGAAAGCCAATGACGAGTTTGGCGGATACGCTTCAAAAAATGGGTTGGGGAACAGCTATTTTATCAACAGGTGACTTAACAGATGCTACTCCTGCTGTTTTTTATGCACATGTTGCCGAACGAGATTCTTCGAAAGTGATTGCAGCTCAGGCGCTAGATGCTCCATTCTCCATCTTAGCTGGTGGCACACCGGGATGGTTTAAAGGAGAGGCTGCACAGCAGTATCGCACTTCTATGCAACAAAAAGGGATAGCTTATGGTCAAACTCCTCAGTTGCAATCAGCTGCCAAAAAGCAGATTCTGTTTTTAGATGCTACTTATACAAAACCGATTAAAGATGGTCGTACACAAGTGCTAAGTCAATTGTTGCGTGAAAGCTTAACCGTATTGGATAAACAACATGACCGTTTCTTTATTATGGCTGAAGGTGCACAAATAGATTATGGGGGGCATGCCAACGATCTTCCTTATGTGATTTCAGAGACATTGGATTTTGATCTTGCAGTAGGAGAGGCTTTACGTTATGCAGACCAAGATGGTCATACACTTGTTATCGTAACTGCAGACCATGAAACTGGGGGGTTGACATTATTGGACAGTGATGAAAAGAATGGTTATGTACGTGGAAATTTTAGTAGTAACGATCATACGAGTGTTCCCGTTCCCGTATTTATTTATGGCCCTAAATCCGATAAACTGACAGGTTATTACCCCAATACAGAACTGTTTCATCGTATATTAAAAATAGTAAAATAA